The nucleotide sequence CTTCTTTGGCGTTTATTGTCAGCGTTATTTCGCTCCCCACCTTTTTATCAGTGGTAAAAATCATATAGGGTGTCCCTTTAGGATTGTTGGGGTCAGGGTTCGAATTATTGTCTTTAGAGCAACTTACTAATACAGTAGTTACTACAAGGAACGCTAAAGCTCCTCTTCTGAAAATAGATTTTTTATTCATTATATTTATTAATGTTCAAATGAACAACGTTTTGTTTTGTTCTTACTCTACAATTGCCCACTAAGTAGGCAAGGCTACTTTTAAAACTTTACCTTTTATCTTTTACCTTTTCAAAGGCTCACCGCTAAGTTCACCATATAAGTACGTCCGTAACCCACAAAGTAACGATTGCCAAACGAAGGTACGCCTTGTGCGTTATCCTGTACCATCTTGCCATAATTGGCAGTACGCGATTGCTCAAAACCTCCTGAAAGGAATTGAGTGTCAAACAAGTTATTCACACTCACCATTAGGCTTACATAGGTTTTGTTGAGTCTCCACGACTTACCACCCACAAGATTTACCAAGAATACATCGTCTAAACGTTCTTGTTTGAGAAGCTTCCGAGCTAAGTCAGTATCAATATTAGTAAAAGGCGCTTTTGTGGTCGGGTCTATAAAAAACTGCGAAGTGCGGTTCAAAGCCGATAACGATACGTAGTTTTGTGCCAAGAAATTAGCCGTTGCTCCTATCCACCAATACTTAGGGTGGCGATATTCCAAACCTAATGAATAGGCTTGTTGCGGACCGCTGGGCACGTGGTAATTCTTCATCGTTACCTCATCAATAGCTTTGTTCACCTCTCCTGATGAAATGTAAAGCGACGGATTATTGATGTAAGTATATTGTCCTACCGAAGCTACTGCCGTAAGTTTAAGAGTAGGTATAAGTTGTGCTTCCGCTCCAAACTCCAACCCAAAATGGCGCTTCTTGATGCCTTCTACCGTTTGAGCCACAAAGTCTCTGTCTATTTCATCAGTAAGAGCCGTTTCAGTATAGAAGAAGTTTGTCTCTGCGGTATTCTCTATCTCGGTAAAGAACCCTGTAAGGCGTCCTTTTAGGTAAGGCATACGCAAAATATAACTCGCATCGGCAGTGTAAGCCAATTCGTTCTTGATATTAGGCAACAAGCGATTAGAATTGCGCACATTTGCATAGATATTGCGCACCGATTGTGGTGTATTAAAATACCCCACGTTCGCTTGTAACAAATGGCGACCGGTAAGTGCGTAGGTAAGTCCAGCTTTGGTACTCATTCCGTTTTGCACTTGCATAGCACCCTTTCCGTAAGAATCAGCATAGAGAGGATAGTTGAACTTACCTTCGCGTTGGATATCAGTATAATGGTAACGTCCTGCTACAAATAACTCGACGTTTTTAAACGTAAATTCAAACTGCGAGAAAACTTCGGCTACATTGCTTTTAAGCGCATAAAAGTAATTCCACTTGTCGCCTTCCTTTTTCTTCATATCTGTTTCATCGGCATTGTAAGGCTTTCCTTCAAAGTAATCGTAGTTCATAAAGTAATCACCGCCAAGCAAATCGTCTACTTCAGCAAAGTTATCGGAAGAAACATTGCGGTACACTACACCCGATGTCCATTTGATGTTTTCGTGAATAGGCGTAGAAAAGTTCACATTGGCTGAGAACGTGCGTTCGCGATTGATATCATTGCTCACAATAAAAGCACTGCGCTTATCGGTAGTGTTGTAGTTCGCCCGATAAAGCTCTTCCCAGTCCAGTTGCGAATGCGTTAAGAAATAGTCTTTCTGTAAGGCTGCCATCGTTTCGTCAGAAGGGTTTTGGTTTAAGTAATAACTTGGCAGAAGTTTATAGTAATTAGGCTCAGGATTTTGAGCATTCGAATAACTAATACGCGTATTACCTATTTCACCAAACTGATAGCCCAAGTCCACATTCAGGCGCGTGTCGTTTTTCAAATAGTTATAAGAGAACACGAAGATAGGCTCTGAAACGATACGGTTACGCGAATTGCGCTTGTCGCCATTTTGTTTACCCCAAAAAGGATTGTATTGGTAGCCCATCAAATCGAGTACCTCACGAGTCAGTGGCGAGGTCTTACCGCGCTTCACCGGCGAAAACATTCCTATAAGGTTAAAGCTACTATGATTATTAAGCTGATATTCTATTCCTGCTGCAAAAGCATAAGCGTTGTAGAGCGTACCGTCTACCCAACTACCCTGAGGCGCAAACCTGCGTGAAGCCGAAACCATATACGCCAATCCGTTGCGCTGTACACCCGAGTTGTAAGTAGCCATCAGTCTACCAGTATAACTGCGGTTGCTGGCTGAAGTCGTTACGCGAAGTCCTGCACGGTTAAGCGACGGACGTATATTGATGTAGTTAGAGCCCATCAATCCACCAAAAGTATAGTCGGATTTTACCAATCCGTTGCTCATTTCTTGGTTGCGAGTGATGTCGTTAAGCCCTCCCCAATTCGCCCATTGAGCACGACCGTTTTCAAGTCGGTTCATCGGGATACCGTTAATGAGCACCGTTACGTCTTTGGAGTCATAACCACGAGGTTTGAAGAACACCGAACTGAAATCAAAAGCCGCCCTACGCATAAACACGTCTTGTGAACTTTGCAAAAGTCCCGACATCGCATCAGCACCACTTTCGTCGTCTTCTAGTTCGCTTTCAGTAATCACTGCCAATTGCTCAGCTTCCTGCTGATAGTCACCCGAGAGGGAAACCGTAGGCACGGTGTAAGGATGAGTGTCTCCTAATGAAATGAGTTGCTCAGCACTGCTATAACCACTAAGGGAGAAGAGTAGCAAGTGTTCCCCTTCTGGCAATTGAAGCGTATACTTACCTTTACTATTGGTAACTGCTTCGCGCGGAGAAGTGCTCACACGCACTTTTACCCCTTGCAAAGGCTTGCTACTTAGTTCATCTATCACTGTTCCTTCCACTTTCACTTGCGAAAACGCCGAAACCGATACGAACAATAGCACATAAAGATATAATTTCCTTAACATAATACTATGAGGTTGATTTCTTTAAAATATGTGCCAAAGGTACAACAAAAAAATGAAATAGCAAAATAAACGAAATAAAATTATTTTAAAAGAGGTCAAATAGAGTATTATAGCTGTCATAGCTTTATATTTTCTTTAAGAAAACCCCACCCGAAAGAATAGTTTCCACCACATTACCTTCGACTTTCCGTCACCATTTTTTAATTTACTAATTCTCTAATTTGCTAATTTTTACTGCTCTTTTGGTATCTTTGGTAATTTTAAAACGGTCGTCTAAGCGCTTGCCTACCACCCACACAATATCCTCACCACTACATAAAAGCACTTGCTCTTCGCGCTCTATTTGGGTGTATTTCTCATCGGTAAAGAACTTGCTGAGCTTCTTCTCGCTGTTCATTCCAAAAGGATAAAATACATCGCCTTCTTTCTTATAGCGCAACATAAGTGGGTATTGCAATTTGTCGGCATCTACATATATTTCAGTAGGGATTGGATTTTTCACTTTCACCTTGCCCTCTATAAATTCAAAACGAAGATGAACGGGGTCGTATACCTCAGCCATATCTTCCGAAATCAGCAAACTTAAACTGCGTTTTGCTTCATTGGGCTTTAACCAAAGACAAGTGTTGTCTTTTATGAGGATATGGGTAGGCGAAAGTACTTGTTTACCCGCTTCGGCATTCAGCAATAGGTTTTTGAGGTCTTTTACATTGCCAAATCCATAAGGGTAGAAGAGTTTATGTAAAACAAAGTCCAATTCAGGAACAGCTTGTAGTTTTTCTATGTCTATTTGTATAGGATTATGTCCTTCAAAACAAGTTTCTTTGAGTTTTCCTATATAAAAGTCTATAAATCGCGCTGATTGGTGTAAGTATTCCTGCGTTTGATTAAAATTCTCTAAGTAATTAGGGTGTACTAATGCTAATTTCGGTATTATATCGTGCCGAATTACATTGCGCACGTATTTATTTGTTTCATTACTGCTGTCTTCACGCCATTTAAGGCGTTTTGCTTGCGCATATTCGTATATCTGCTGACGAGAGAATTGTAATAACGGACGTATGATAGTATCTTTTTCTTCTGGAATGCCTAAAAGCCCCTCTAAACCACTACCTCTGGAAAGGTTAATAAAGAAGGTTTCGAGGTTATCATTGGCGTGATGAGCCGTAGCGATAGCATCGCAGAAATGGGTGCTTGCCAACTCATCGAACCACTGATAGCGCAATTCGCGAGCAGCCAACTGAGTATTCAACTGATGAGAACTCGCATATTGATGTGTATCAAAACGCTTTACTTCTAAAGGAACGCT is from Capnocytophaga ochracea DSM 7271 and encodes:
- the tilS gene encoding tRNA lysidine(34) synthetase TilS, encoding MNVEIKKLKEKKILVAISGGIDSVVLTHLLYTHGIELLLAHCNFQLRGRESDDDEAFVRTFAAELSVPLEVKRFDTHQYASSHQLNTQLAARELRYQWFDELASTHFCDAIATAHHANDNLETFFINLSRGSGLEGLLGIPEEKDTIIRPLLQFSRQQIYEYAQAKRLKWREDSSNETNKYVRNVIRHDIIPKLALVHPNYLENFNQTQEYLHQSARFIDFYIGKLKETCFEGHNPIQIDIEKLQAVPELDFVLHKLFYPYGFGNVKDLKNLLLNAEAGKQVLSPTHILIKDNTCLWLKPNEAKRSLSLLISEDMAEVYDPVHLRFEFIEGKVKVKNPIPTEIYVDADKLQYPLMLRYKKEGDVFYPFGMNSEKKLSKFFTDEKYTQIEREEQVLLCSGEDIVWVVGKRLDDRFKITKDTKRAVKISKLEN
- a CDS encoding TonB-dependent receptor is translated as MLRKLYLYVLLFVSVSAFSQVKVEGTVIDELSSKPLQGVKVRVSTSPREAVTNSKGKYTLQLPEGEHLLLFSLSGYSSAEQLISLGDTHPYTVPTVSLSGDYQQEAEQLAVITESELEDDESGADAMSGLLQSSQDVFMRRAAFDFSSVFFKPRGYDSKDVTVLINGIPMNRLENGRAQWANWGGLNDITRNQEMSNGLVKSDYTFGGLMGSNYINIRPSLNRAGLRVTTSASNRSYTGRLMATYNSGVQRNGLAYMVSASRRFAPQGSWVDGTLYNAYAFAAGIEYQLNNHSSFNLIGMFSPVKRGKTSPLTREVLDLMGYQYNPFWGKQNGDKRNSRNRIVSEPIFVFSYNYLKNDTRLNVDLGYQFGEIGNTRISYSNAQNPEPNYYKLLPSYYLNQNPSDETMAALQKDYFLTHSQLDWEELYRANYNTTDKRSAFIVSNDINRERTFSANVNFSTPIHENIKWTSGVVYRNVSSDNFAEVDDLLGGDYFMNYDYFEGKPYNADETDMKKKEGDKWNYFYALKSNVAEVFSQFEFTFKNVELFVAGRYHYTDIQREGKFNYPLYADSYGKGAMQVQNGMSTKAGLTYALTGRHLLQANVGYFNTPQSVRNIYANVRNSNRLLPNIKNELAYTADASYILRMPYLKGRLTGFFTEIENTAETNFFYTETALTDEIDRDFVAQTVEGIKKRHFGLEFGAEAQLIPTLKLTAVASVGQYTYINNPSLYISSGEVNKAIDEVTMKNYHVPSGPQQAYSLGLEYRHPKYWWIGATANFLAQNYVSLSALNRTSQFFIDPTTKAPFTNIDTDLARKLLKQERLDDVFLVNLVGGKSWRLNKTYVSLMVSVNNLFDTQFLSGGFEQSRTANYGKMVQDNAQGVPSFGNRYFVGYGRTYMVNLAVSL